One Mycobacterium paraseoulense genomic window, CGGCTATGTGCTCAGCGACGGGTTCCGGGTGCCCGGCCTGCCGGTGCCGTCGCTGCCGGTCATCGGCGGGGACGCGGTGGCGGCGTGCATCGCCGCGGCCAGCGTGCTGGCGAAGGTCAGCCGGGACCGGCTGATGGTCGCCATGGACGCCGATCACCCCGGGTACGGTTTCGCCGAGCACAAGGGCTACAGCACGCCGGCGCACAGCGCCGCGCTCACCCAGCTCGGTCCCTGCCCCGAACACCGGCATTCGTTCATCAACGTCCGGCGCGTGGCCACAGGGTCAGGGGCCTCGGGCGGCCGCGTGGTGGCCGAATGCAGACCGGACCCGCCGGCCGCGCGCGGCGGATATGGTGAGGAAAGATGGAGCCAGGATTTCCCGAGCGGAACGCCGGGGAAGTGTTTCTCCGAGAAGGACG contains:
- a CDS encoding ribonuclease HII produces the protein MATTWPPRTVIRKSSGLRTLESALYRSGLGPVAGVDEVGRGACAGPLVVAACVLGPGRLESLAALDDSKKLTEGAREKLFPLIRRYALAYHVVFIPPAEVDRRGVHVANIEGMRRAVAGLSLRPGYVLSDGFRVPGLPVPSLPVIGGDAVAACIAAASVLAKVSRDRLMVAMDADHPGYGFAEHKGYSTPAHSAALTQLGPCPEHRHSFINVRRVATGSGASGGRVVAECRPDPPAARGGYGEERWSQDFPSGTPGKCFSEKDV